Proteins encoded by one window of Nocardia goodfellowii:
- a CDS encoding nitroreductase family protein translates to MNKHISLSFGTDAPLIEVITTTRAMRRLEPEPVPRALLEELVRSATYGPSAGNNLTYQADHFDRTPALIIACYESRGPILRMCHTFGRQLIALRTLGTRHTLTMLRNLRRSMMVGEAASIYPGVQNLLLTARALGLAASMTTWHTMFEREVEAALGIPRHVKIYAIIPVGRPAGNFGPVTRRPLADAIHWQHW, encoded by the coding sequence ATGAACAAGCACATATCGCTCAGCTTCGGCACCGACGCACCCCTGATCGAAGTCATCACCACCACTCGCGCCATGCGCCGCCTGGAACCCGAGCCGGTACCTCGCGCGCTACTGGAAGAACTCGTCCGGTCCGCGACCTACGGCCCCAGCGCCGGAAACAACCTGACCTATCAGGCCGACCACTTCGACCGAACACCGGCGCTGATCATCGCCTGCTACGAATCTCGCGGCCCGATCCTTCGTATGTGCCACACTTTCGGTCGCCAGCTCATCGCCCTGCGCACTCTCGGGACACGTCACACCCTCACCATGCTGCGGAACCTGCGCCGCTCCATGATGGTCGGCGAGGCCGCCTCCATCTATCCCGGCGTCCAGAACCTTCTGCTCACGGCACGAGCGCTCGGCCTGGCAGCCTCCATGACCACCTGGCACACTATGTTCGAGCGAGAAGTCGAGGCCGCCTTGGGCATTCCGCGTCATGTCAAAATCTACGCGATCATCCCCGTCGGTCGACCGGCCGGCAACTTCGGTCCTGTCACCCGACGACCCCTCGCCGACGCTATCCACTGGCAACATTGGTAA
- a CDS encoding DUF6230 family protein: MFGAACAALCLMIAGVLRGALPVWADFRGQQAIKISISQITGYGHGSFPEFFQTADGRSHPVLVAALDEVEIQGLCASSKVDVPFGSIVARVTSDTPVHIQALEMAIEEITITDFASHTLGLNSGAFTADGVPREVWQGRLPIDGRNLHLSVNAKVRWVDVKGVKGAGIHVSTGLTVQECF; the protein is encoded by the coding sequence GTGTTCGGCGCCGCCTGCGCCGCGCTGTGCCTGATGATCGCCGGCGTACTGCGCGGTGCGCTGCCGGTGTGGGCGGACTTCCGCGGCCAGCAGGCGATCAAAATCTCCATCAGCCAGATCACCGGTTACGGACACGGTTCTTTTCCCGAATTCTTCCAAACCGCCGACGGCCGATCGCATCCCGTCCTCGTCGCGGCACTGGACGAAGTCGAGATCCAGGGTCTGTGCGCGTCCAGCAAAGTCGACGTGCCCTTCGGCTCCATCGTCGCCCGGGTCACCTCCGACACTCCGGTCCATATCCAAGCGCTGGAGATGGCCATCGAGGAAATCACCATCACAGATTTCGCCTCCCATACCCTCGGCCTCAACAGCGGCGCCTTCACCGCCGACGGCGTCCCGCGCGAGGTATGGCAGGGCCGGTTGCCCATCGATGGGCGAAATCTGCATCTGTCTGTCAACGCGAAAGTTCGCTGGGTCGACGTGAAAGGGGTCAAAGGTGCCGGAATCCACGTCTCGACAGGTCTGACGGTCCAGGAGTGCTTCTGA
- a CDS encoding acyl carrier protein, whose product MPNLGYFRPKRRMAATLQTTPARIDPAANLIDLGLDSLMGTELKVTLHRAFGRETPTIELLSAGNIHGLAALLSRILRDG is encoded by the coding sequence TTGCCGAACCTTGGCTACTTCCGTCCGAAACGCCGCATGGCCGCCACCTTGCAGACCACACCCGCGAGGATAGATCCCGCTGCCAATCTCATCGACTTGGGCCTGGACTCGCTGATGGGCACGGAACTGAAGGTCACGCTCCATCGGGCATTCGGCCGTGAAACCCCGACCATAGAACTGCTGTCGGCCGGAAACATCCACGGGCTGGCCGCACTCCTATCGCGAATCCTGCGGGACGGCTGA
- a CDS encoding DUF6114 domain-containing protein — protein sequence MSAPAPPRARTAWRRAIRRLRRDARRWQYWRRTRPFWAGLFTVTGGLTITALPAGGYSIMGLPGLVDLAPLIFGGLIIGLGTLLWARPPTCTLAGLLVVLLGLGAFVFANLGGYLLGSLLSIIGGSLGHAWAAAESTSPPG from the coding sequence ATGTCCGCCCCCGCACCCCCGAGGGCCCGAACAGCATGGAGACGCGCTATCCGCCGTCTCCGGCGGGACGCGCGACGTTGGCAGTATTGGCGGCGAACCCGCCCGTTCTGGGCCGGCCTTTTCACCGTCACGGGCGGCTTGACCATTACGGCGTTGCCCGCCGGCGGCTACTCGATCATGGGATTGCCCGGACTGGTCGATCTCGCGCCCTTGATCTTCGGCGGGCTGATCATCGGGCTCGGAACCCTACTGTGGGCACGCCCACCGACGTGCACTCTCGCGGGCCTTCTCGTGGTGCTTCTCGGCTTGGGCGCGTTCGTTTTCGCCAACCTCGGCGGGTATTTGCTCGGCTCCCTCCTGTCCATCATCGGTGGCAGCCTCGGTCACGCCTGGGCCGCCGCCGAATCGACATCACCACCCGGATGA
- a CDS encoding helix-turn-helix domain-containing protein → MNNKIAGESGLTIGERIEIHRRRRGLSRRALANLVGRSEEWMRLVETGRQQLDSVRMILRLAEVLRIDDYSELIEIARPPRRRSTDDAHALMGAIEPTLINHPDTAIGRGPALMYGSVGDLAAEVARCQSVWENSPVRFSTLAQRLPAVVVRLRADAPDRTVPELRIRAYHISCQLLRRIGAYNLAWVVADRAAEDSLRGGCSILTAASAWHIAATLLDLGRFGACHDYASAAAAVLSQDLPEPRDSAVLWGALHLLAAQSATLDKDETAAQQSISRARTAARALGNGGSCHGIRFDTNEINSAMMEVALQGKDFGEIVRMAGQVEFPEHYPVAATARYHIVLAYGFAHIGEHLAATLALDKAATACPEELRFDYDAQRTLHHLIKHGGRKPRREVTRLAGLAHVR, encoded by the coding sequence GTGAATAATAAGATTGCCGGGGAGAGCGGTTTAACCATTGGTGAAAGGATCGAGATCCATCGTCGCCGGCGTGGCTTGTCGCGTCGTGCGCTGGCGAATTTGGTAGGGCGTAGTGAGGAGTGGATGCGGCTGGTGGAGACCGGTCGACAGCAGCTGGACAGCGTCCGGATGATCCTGCGACTGGCCGAAGTCCTGCGCATCGACGACTACAGCGAATTGATCGAGATCGCACGCCCACCCAGACGCCGCAGCACCGACGACGCCCACGCGCTGATGGGAGCGATCGAACCGACCTTGATCAACCATCCCGACACCGCGATCGGACGAGGACCGGCTTTGATGTATGGCTCGGTAGGCGACCTGGCGGCAGAGGTCGCGCGATGCCAGTCGGTCTGGGAGAACTCTCCGGTACGGTTTTCCACTCTGGCACAACGTCTTCCGGCGGTCGTGGTGCGACTTCGCGCCGACGCCCCCGATCGCACGGTGCCCGAACTCCGGATCCGCGCTTACCACATCAGCTGCCAGTTGCTGCGCCGAATCGGCGCCTACAACCTCGCGTGGGTGGTCGCCGACCGCGCAGCCGAAGATTCCCTGCGCGGAGGCTGTTCAATCTTGACCGCCGCCAGCGCCTGGCATATCGCCGCCACGCTGCTCGACCTCGGCCGGTTCGGCGCGTGCCACGACTACGCCTCAGCGGCGGCGGCCGTGCTTTCCCAAGACTTACCCGAGCCGCGAGACAGTGCGGTGCTCTGGGGAGCCCTGCACTTGCTCGCGGCGCAAAGCGCGACCCTCGACAAGGACGAAACCGCTGCCCAGCAATCGATCTCGCGCGCCCGGACAGCCGCGCGCGCCCTGGGCAACGGCGGCAGCTGTCACGGCATCCGATTCGACACCAACGAGATCAACTCCGCCATGATGGAAGTCGCCCTGCAGGGCAAAGACTTCGGTGAGATCGTCCGCATGGCCGGACAGGTCGAATTCCCCGAACATTACCCGGTAGCCGCGACCGCTCGTTACCACATCGTGCTCGCCTACGGCTTCGCCCACATCGGTGAACATCTCGCCGCGACACTCGCACTGGACAAAGCAGCCACCGCCTGCCCCGAGGAACTGCGCTTCGACTACGACGCCCAACGCACCCTGCACCATCTGATCAAACACGGCGGCAGGAAACCACGACGCGAAGTCACCCGGCTGGCGGGACTCGCCCATGTCCGATAG